One window of the Archangium primigenium genome contains the following:
- a CDS encoding efflux RND transporter permease subunit, which yields MLLSDVSIRRPIFTAMMSLCLIVLGVMGFGRLGTDLFPDVAIPVVVVNTVYKGAGPGELETQVIKPLEDAVAGISGVEKIHSFSRENVGTVVVQFKLSANLDRAVQEVRDKVSGVANKLPQDADAPVVSRVDISAVAVLTYAASAQADSRTVRKLIEDKLKPALAQLEGVADVRINGGDVREIQVDIDLDKARAVGVSASEVGQRIGMENLDLPAGRLQLGSTELTVRSLGQFKSVEELRQLPVAQSRTGAQVRLEEIATVTDGAAERRTTTRLNGNDAVILEVVKQPGSNTVAVSDAVKKAMATLGPTLGHDFQATLLIDQSVPIKENAHEVWVALIFGGAMAVLIILVFLLDPRGTFISSLALPTSVVGTFFVMYALDYSLNQMTLLALSLAIGLLIDDAVVVREAITHRLENGEDPVSAASKGTSDVGLAVLATTLALVAVFVPVAFMPGMVGKFLQQFGITISVAVLISLFISFTLDPMLSARLAKQRKPGEHHQENALARSIRGFLDGSERVYARILRATLNHKWLTMGVTVAVLVMSFGVASRMGVEFMSPEDRSQFLVQLILPDASNLEQTGARVAQAEKLLRGIPEVTDIYSIVGENGDVNKARIRVLTTQKHERTRGIQAIKEEARERLAPELVATRLMMMDPPVIDGLGGDFYPIIVRVTGPDLAKIHEESERLAGYLRDIKGTSDVRVDFNPPKPELAIEIDRARAKDLGVSAAALAMQLRLAIGGDVSAKLREGVDETDIRVRLSAKDRDTPERVGQLLVATPKGMVPVSDVARVELRDGPSVIEHENRQRQIAIYSQLKDAPLGDVANQFRAQVAAHPLPPGYSLIYDGQMKMLTEQNDAFGVAFLMAFVFIYMVLASQFESLLHPFTIMVSLPLALVGALLGLALGGFHVSMGAMIGIILLMGLVTKNAILLVDGALQYLREGATVDEALMKAGPRRLRPILMTSAAMAIGMVPTAIGQGVGSEFRAPMAIAVIGGVITSTFLTLLVVPVVFAGVEHLSLSRLFGKAAPAAPAGSAPVHLPASDDVSPSQSSDRAA from the coding sequence ATGCTCCTCAGCGACGTCTCCATTCGCCGGCCGATCTTCACGGCCATGATGTCCCTCTGCCTCATCGTCCTCGGGGTGATGGGGTTCGGCCGCCTGGGCACGGACCTCTTCCCGGACGTGGCCATCCCCGTGGTGGTGGTCAACACCGTGTACAAGGGCGCGGGCCCCGGAGAGCTCGAGACCCAGGTCATCAAGCCCCTCGAGGATGCCGTGGCCGGCATCAGCGGCGTGGAGAAGATCCACTCCTTCAGCCGCGAGAACGTGGGCACGGTGGTGGTGCAGTTCAAGCTCTCGGCGAACCTGGACCGGGCGGTGCAGGAGGTGCGCGACAAGGTGTCCGGCGTGGCCAACAAGCTGCCCCAGGACGCGGACGCGCCGGTGGTCAGCCGCGTGGACATCTCGGCGGTGGCGGTGCTGACGTACGCGGCGAGCGCCCAGGCCGACTCGCGCACGGTGCGCAAGCTCATCGAGGACAAGCTCAAGCCGGCGCTCGCGCAGCTCGAGGGCGTGGCGGACGTGCGCATCAACGGCGGTGACGTGCGGGAGATCCAGGTGGACATCGACCTGGACAAGGCGCGCGCGGTGGGCGTGTCCGCCTCCGAGGTGGGCCAGCGCATCGGCATGGAGAACCTGGACCTGCCCGCGGGCCGGCTGCAGCTGGGCTCCACGGAGCTCACGGTGCGCTCGCTCGGCCAGTTCAAGAGCGTGGAGGAGCTGCGCCAGCTGCCGGTGGCCCAGAGCCGCACGGGCGCCCAGGTGCGGCTGGAGGAGATCGCCACCGTGACGGACGGCGCGGCCGAGCGGCGAACCACCACGCGCCTCAACGGCAACGACGCGGTCATCCTGGAGGTGGTCAAGCAGCCCGGCTCCAACACGGTGGCCGTGAGCGACGCGGTGAAGAAGGCCATGGCGACGCTCGGGCCCACGCTGGGCCACGACTTCCAGGCCACGCTGCTCATCGACCAGTCGGTGCCCATCAAGGAGAACGCGCACGAGGTGTGGGTGGCGCTCATCTTCGGCGGCGCCATGGCGGTGCTCATCATCCTCGTGTTCCTGCTGGATCCGCGCGGCACGTTCATCTCGTCGCTCGCGCTGCCCACGTCCGTGGTGGGCACGTTCTTCGTGATGTACGCCCTGGACTACTCGCTCAACCAGATGACGCTCCTGGCGTTGTCGCTCGCCATCGGTCTGCTCATCGACGACGCGGTGGTGGTGCGCGAGGCCATCACCCACCGCCTGGAGAACGGCGAGGATCCGGTGTCCGCGGCCTCCAAGGGCACGAGTGACGTGGGCCTGGCGGTGCTCGCCACCACGCTGGCCCTGGTGGCGGTGTTCGTGCCGGTGGCCTTCATGCCCGGCATGGTGGGCAAGTTCCTCCAGCAGTTCGGCATCACCATCTCGGTGGCGGTGCTCATCTCGCTCTTCATCTCCTTCACGCTCGACCCGATGCTCTCCGCGCGTCTGGCCAAGCAGCGCAAGCCCGGCGAGCACCACCAGGAGAACGCCCTGGCGCGCTCCATCCGCGGCTTCCTGGATGGCAGCGAGCGCGTCTACGCCCGCATCCTGCGCGCGACGCTCAACCACAAGTGGCTCACCATGGGCGTCACCGTGGCGGTGCTGGTGATGTCCTTCGGCGTGGCCAGCCGCATGGGCGTGGAGTTCATGTCCCCCGAGGATCGCTCCCAGTTCCTCGTGCAGCTCATCCTCCCGGATGCCTCCAACCTGGAGCAGACGGGGGCGCGCGTGGCCCAGGCGGAGAAGCTCTTGCGCGGCATCCCCGAGGTGACGGACATCTACTCCATCGTGGGGGAGAACGGCGACGTCAACAAGGCGCGCATCCGGGTGCTCACCACGCAGAAGCACGAGCGCACCCGGGGCATCCAGGCCATCAAGGAGGAGGCGCGTGAGCGGCTCGCGCCGGAGCTGGTGGCCACGCGCCTGATGATGATGGATCCCCCCGTCATCGACGGCCTGGGTGGGGACTTCTACCCCATCATCGTGCGCGTCACGGGCCCGGACCTGGCGAAGATCCACGAGGAGTCCGAGCGGCTCGCGGGCTACCTGCGCGACATCAAGGGCACCTCGGACGTGCGCGTGGACTTCAACCCGCCCAAGCCCGAGCTGGCGATCGAGATCGACCGGGCGCGCGCCAAGGACCTGGGCGTGAGCGCCGCGGCGCTGGCCATGCAGCTGCGCCTGGCCATCGGCGGTGACGTGAGCGCCAAGCTGCGCGAGGGCGTGGACGAGACGGACATCCGCGTGCGCCTGTCGGCCAAGGACCGGGACACGCCCGAGCGCGTGGGCCAGCTGCTGGTGGCCACGCCCAAGGGCATGGTGCCGGTGTCGGACGTGGCCCGGGTGGAGCTGCGCGATGGCCCGAGCGTCATCGAGCACGAGAACCGCCAGCGGCAGATCGCCATCTACTCGCAGCTCAAGGACGCGCCGCTGGGGGACGTGGCCAACCAGTTCCGCGCCCAGGTGGCGGCCCACCCGCTGCCGCCCGGCTACTCGCTCATCTACGACGGGCAGATGAAGATGCTCACCGAGCAGAACGACGCCTTCGGCGTGGCGTTCCTCATGGCCTTCGTCTTCATCTACATGGTGCTCGCCAGCCAGTTCGAGTCGCTGCTGCACCCCTTCACCATCATGGTGTCCCTGCCGCTGGCGCTCGTGGGCGCGCTGTTGGGCCTGGCCCTGGGCGGCTTCCACGTCTCCATGGGCGCGATGATCGGCATCATCCTGCTCATGGGCCTGGTGACGAAGAACGCCATCCTCCTGGTGGACGGCGCGCTGCAGTACCTGCGCGAGGGCGCCACGGTGGACGAGGCGCTCATGAAGGCGGGTCCGCGCCGCTTGCGCCCCATCCTCATGACGAGCGCCGCCATGGCGATCGGCATGGTGCCCACCGCCATCGGTCAGGGCGTGGGCAGCGAGTTCCGCGCCCCCATGGCCATCGCCGTCATCGGCGGGGTCATCACCTCCACCTTCCTCACGCTGCTGGTGGTGCCGGTGGTGTTCGCGGGCGTCGAGCACCTGTCCTTGAGCCGGCTGTTCGGCAAGGCCGCGCCCGCCGCTCCCGCCGGGTCCGCTCCGGTGCACCTGCCCGCCTCCGACGACGTGTCCCCGTCCCAGTCCTCCGACCGCGCCGCCTAG
- a CDS encoding efflux RND transporter periplasmic adaptor subunit codes for MKLTRTPFVAGLAAVGIAATALPLSGCRAEAAPTQAPAAAAQQGAPVVSLAAPRAVRSVPREEVTGTLFPAQSLQVGFEVGGRLEKVRVTKGQEVQAGQVLAQLNPEISDAQLAQAQAAVAAAEVSAAMATDVAGRNAKLQEQGNVSDLANRTASTQARQAEAQLLAAKAQLAQAQAGRRRHELKAPFAGTIIDAPEQVGAIVGPGVSLFTVENLGALLLKTTVAESSRSRLKPGTRVRVEMVGGGVFTDEAVIRTVIPSADAATRRIPVDILVPNKDGRFTANTLARVVLPLGEAQEAQALPVSALGSTGGDHVLVVAASGEVRRVDVQVLERGLREVVVKAAAPLDKVVEYPMPSLTDGTRVSVK; via the coding sequence GTGAAACTCACCAGGACGCCGTTCGTCGCCGGGCTCGCGGCCGTGGGCATCGCCGCCACCGCGCTTCCCCTCTCCGGCTGCCGCGCGGAAGCCGCGCCCACCCAGGCCCCCGCCGCCGCCGCTCAGCAGGGCGCCCCCGTGGTGTCGCTCGCCGCGCCGCGGGCCGTGCGCAGCGTGCCGCGCGAGGAGGTGACGGGCACGCTCTTTCCCGCCCAGTCGCTCCAGGTGGGCTTCGAGGTGGGCGGCCGGCTGGAGAAGGTGCGCGTGACGAAGGGCCAGGAGGTCCAGGCGGGCCAGGTGCTCGCCCAGCTCAACCCGGAGATCTCCGACGCCCAGCTCGCCCAGGCCCAGGCCGCGGTGGCCGCCGCCGAGGTGAGCGCCGCCATGGCCACCGACGTGGCCGGCCGCAACGCGAAGCTCCAGGAACAGGGCAACGTGAGTGACCTGGCCAACCGCACCGCCAGCACCCAGGCGCGTCAGGCCGAGGCCCAGCTGCTCGCGGCCAAGGCGCAGCTCGCCCAGGCCCAGGCGGGCCGGCGCCGGCACGAGCTCAAGGCGCCCTTCGCGGGCACCATCATCGACGCGCCCGAGCAGGTGGGTGCCATCGTGGGCCCGGGCGTGTCGCTCTTCACCGTGGAGAACCTGGGCGCGCTCCTGCTCAAGACGACGGTGGCCGAGTCCTCGCGCTCGCGCCTCAAGCCGGGCACCCGCGTGCGCGTGGAGATGGTGGGCGGCGGTGTCTTCACCGACGAGGCCGTCATCCGCACGGTGATTCCCTCGGCGGACGCGGCCACGCGCCGCATCCCGGTGGACATCCTCGTGCCCAACAAGGACGGGCGCTTCACGGCCAACACCCTGGCGCGTGTGGTGCTGCCGCTCGGCGAGGCCCAGGAGGCGCAGGCCCTGCCGGTGAGCGCCCTGGGCAGCACGGGGGGAGACCACGTGCTCGTGGTGGCCGCTTCCGGCGAGGTGCGCCGCGTGGACGTGCAGGTGCTCGAGCGCGGCCTGCGTGAGGTCGTCGTCAAGGCCGCCGCGCCCCTGGACAAGGTCGTCGAGTACCCCATGCCCTCGCTCACCGACGGCACCCGCGTCTCCGTGAAGTAG
- a CDS encoding TetR/AcrR family transcriptional regulator, with the protein MARPADPHARASLLSAARAEFMKKGLKGARIEDITAACGLSKGAFYLHFESKEALFGEVLGVFSAELQTIIEQRRGETECFFLEHGPVEIHDVAEGSERYEQLLRVSTEGDLRTLELMWSYRDVMHVLIRGSQGTEFESVMWSYVDREVEHVSQEFQRLQSRGALRTDVPSEVIGSLIVGTYVLLAQRMCQTEEKPDLAAWARSIHRLIREGCVPRDASSRPAVAPRAAEATPSRRAPARALSRTRSTPRSGP; encoded by the coding sequence ATGGCCCGCCCCGCAGACCCCCACGCTCGCGCCTCGCTGCTGTCCGCCGCCCGGGCGGAGTTCATGAAGAAGGGCCTCAAGGGGGCGCGCATCGAGGACATCACCGCCGCGTGCGGCCTGTCCAAGGGCGCCTTCTACCTGCACTTCGAGTCCAAGGAGGCGCTCTTCGGCGAGGTGCTGGGGGTCTTCTCCGCGGAGCTGCAGACCATCATCGAGCAGCGGCGCGGCGAGACGGAATGCTTCTTCCTGGAGCATGGCCCGGTGGAGATCCACGACGTGGCCGAGGGCTCCGAGCGCTACGAGCAGCTCCTGCGCGTGAGCACCGAGGGCGACCTGCGCACGCTCGAGCTCATGTGGAGCTACCGCGACGTGATGCACGTGCTCATCCGCGGCAGCCAGGGCACGGAGTTCGAGTCGGTGATGTGGAGCTACGTGGACCGCGAGGTGGAGCACGTGTCGCAGGAGTTCCAGCGCCTGCAGTCGCGCGGCGCGCTGCGCACGGACGTGCCCTCGGAGGTCATCGGCTCGCTCATCGTGGGCACCTACGTGCTGCTCGCCCAGCGCATGTGCCAGACGGAGGAGAAGCCGGACCTGGCCGCGTGGGCGCGCTCCATCCACCGGCTCATCCGCGAGGGCTGCGTGCCCCGTGACGCTTCTTCCCGCCCCGCCGTCGCCCCGCGCGCCGCGGAGGCGACCCCTTCCCGCCGGGCCCCGGCCCGCGCGCTTTCCCGTACCCGCAGCACCCCGAGGTCAGGACCGTGA
- a CDS encoding serine hydrolase domain-containing protein produces the protein MFLSRGRRALALLALVAPLAAGAEEWPGTDWPRGEIAAPAEALRAFEAYAFPPRDDAQSKGVRTDSVVVIVDGHLVYERYAGENRPETPHLTWSISKSVMATVLGVAFREGHFQPDDAVARHYPPFARHPDIHLRHLLHWASGLDWSEGYEASPLKSSVIAMLYTRGRDDMAVYTASRPAVVPPGTRHVYSSGDSNVLSASLKSMVGEAYADYPWTAVFEPLGITSAVWERDASGTYVGSSYAYMTARDLARVGLLMARGGRWKDQQFLPPAWMEVSLTPFAHYVPDPRAPVAEAIPGGHWWLNRAFKGAPRPWKDAPEDTLAALGHWGQGLFVIPSEKMVIVRFADDRDRSFRQNEFLARARAAFLPAGGGQ, from the coding sequence ATGTTCCTGTCTCGCGGGCGCCGCGCCCTCGCCCTCCTCGCCCTGGTGGCGCCGCTGGCCGCGGGCGCCGAGGAGTGGCCCGGTACCGACTGGCCTCGCGGGGAGATCGCCGCGCCCGCGGAGGCCCTGCGGGCCTTCGAGGCCTACGCCTTTCCGCCCCGGGATGACGCCCAATCCAAGGGGGTGCGCACGGACAGCGTGGTGGTCATCGTGGACGGCCACCTCGTCTACGAGCGCTACGCGGGGGAGAACCGCCCGGAGACGCCCCACCTCACCTGGTCCATCAGCAAGAGCGTGATGGCGACGGTGCTCGGGGTCGCATTCCGGGAGGGGCACTTCCAGCCCGACGACGCGGTGGCGCGCCACTACCCGCCCTTCGCCCGGCATCCGGACATCCACCTGCGGCACCTGCTGCACTGGGCCTCGGGGCTGGACTGGAGCGAGGGCTACGAGGCCTCGCCGCTCAAGTCCTCGGTCATCGCCATGCTCTACACGCGGGGGCGCGACGACATGGCGGTCTACACCGCCTCGCGCCCCGCGGTGGTGCCCCCGGGCACGCGCCACGTCTACTCCAGCGGGGACAGCAACGTGCTGTCGGCCAGCCTCAAGTCCATGGTGGGCGAGGCCTACGCGGACTACCCGTGGACGGCGGTGTTCGAGCCGCTCGGCATCACCAGCGCCGTGTGGGAGCGCGACGCGAGCGGCACCTATGTCGGCTCCTCGTACGCGTACATGACGGCGCGCGACCTGGCGCGGGTGGGCCTGCTCATGGCGCGCGGGGGACGGTGGAAGGACCAGCAGTTCCTGCCGCCCGCGTGGATGGAGGTGAGCCTCACGCCCTTCGCGCACTACGTGCCCGACCCGCGGGCCCCCGTCGCCGAGGCGATCCCCGGCGGCCACTGGTGGCTCAACCGCGCCTTCAAGGGCGCGCCCCGGCCGTGGAAGGACGCGCCCGAGGATACGCTCGCGGCGCTGGGCCACTGGGGGCAGGGCCTGTTCGTGATTCCCTCGGAGAAGATGGTGATCGTCCGCTTCGCGGATGACCGGGACAGGAGCTTCCGCCAGAACGAGTTCCTCGCGCGGGCGCGGGCGGCGTTCCTGCCGGCGGGAGGTGGACAGTGA
- a CDS encoding DUF2293 domain-containing protein — protein MNDSLTVSPTSDPRRVRAADGSILSVPAGWALLPPGDAGLTRRVKAAGPSWTVVEKKGRKTFSQGVWAPAAHITAAQAALESERSTPAYAKRRVADVRRREREQAEYEVDFANAVLQFLRFSPSYTAHGKLMAVAVAAHATPVGSGTVARTERIPIERRAEAAVIAWMRHQTTAYDDMSIARVKGARREVRRELAEVSRAVLDLHRREGGHAVAACPLCTALARLLPKS, from the coding sequence ATGAACGATTCCCTGACGGTGTCCCCCACGAGCGACCCGCGCCGCGTGCGCGCGGCCGATGGCTCCATCCTCTCCGTGCCCGCGGGCTGGGCGCTGCTCCCTCCGGGTGACGCGGGGCTCACGCGCCGGGTGAAGGCGGCGGGGCCGAGCTGGACGGTGGTGGAGAAGAAGGGCCGGAAGACCTTTTCCCAGGGCGTGTGGGCGCCGGCGGCCCACATCACCGCGGCCCAGGCGGCGCTGGAGTCCGAGCGCTCGACCCCGGCCTATGCCAAACGCCGCGTGGCGGACGTGCGCCGGCGCGAGCGCGAGCAGGCCGAGTACGAGGTGGACTTCGCCAACGCGGTGCTCCAGTTCCTGCGCTTCTCGCCGTCCTACACGGCCCACGGCAAGCTGATGGCGGTGGCGGTGGCGGCGCACGCGACGCCGGTGGGCAGCGGCACGGTGGCGCGCACGGAGCGCATCCCCATCGAGCGCCGGGCGGAGGCGGCGGTGATCGCGTGGATGCGGCACCAGACCACGGCGTACGACGACATGAGCATCGCGCGGGTGAAGGGCGCCCGGCGCGAGGTGCGGCGGGAACTCGCCGAGGTGTCGCGCGCGGTGCTGGACCTGCACCGGCGCGAGGGCGGCCATGCCGTGGCGGCCTGTCCGCTGTGCACGGCCCTGGCGCGCCTGCTCCCGAAGTCCTGA
- the rnz gene encoding ribonuclease Z: MSILRLTFLGTSAAQPTLHRNLSGLAVKANADLLLFDCGEGSQRQMVRYGTGFTVDAVFFTHFHADHYLGIIGFLRTLGMMGRDNPVRLYGPPTARRLLHQAVHLGVESLSFPVEIHELRDGDTVPRRGYSVRAVAVDHRINALGYVLQEEERPGKFNLEKVKALGVPAGPLYGQLQRGEPVELPDGRVVRPEEVVGEPRPGRRLVISGDTRPCSALVRAAQDADLLIHESTFSDDEQARALETRHSTAREAAQVAREAGARRLILTHLSSRHDTDPSRLLTQAREEYKGPVEVAYDGLSVELPLRDEPPAT, from the coding sequence ATGTCCATCCTCAGGCTCACCTTCCTCGGCACCTCGGCCGCCCAGCCCACCCTGCACCGCAACCTCTCCGGGCTCGCGGTGAAGGCCAACGCCGACCTGCTCCTGTTCGACTGCGGCGAGGGCAGTCAGCGGCAGATGGTGCGCTATGGCACCGGCTTCACCGTGGACGCCGTCTTCTTCACCCACTTCCACGCGGATCACTACCTGGGCATCATCGGCTTCCTGCGCACGCTCGGGATGATGGGCCGGGACAACCCCGTGCGCCTCTACGGCCCGCCCACCGCGCGCCGGCTGCTGCACCAGGCCGTGCACCTGGGCGTGGAGTCGCTGTCCTTCCCGGTGGAAATCCACGAGCTGCGCGATGGGGACACCGTGCCCCGGCGCGGCTACTCCGTGCGGGCGGTGGCGGTGGACCACCGCATCAACGCGCTCGGCTACGTGCTCCAGGAGGAGGAGCGCCCCGGGAAGTTCAACCTGGAGAAGGTGAAGGCGCTCGGGGTGCCGGCGGGGCCGCTCTACGGCCAGTTGCAGCGCGGCGAGCCCGTGGAGCTGCCGGACGGCCGCGTGGTGCGCCCCGAGGAGGTGGTGGGCGAGCCCCGGCCCGGCCGTCGCCTGGTCATCTCCGGGGACACCCGGCCGTGCTCCGCGCTGGTGCGCGCCGCCCAGGACGCGGACCTGCTCATCCACGAGTCCACGTTCTCGGATGACGAGCAGGCGCGTGCCCTGGAGACGCGGCACTCGACGGCGCGCGAGGCGGCCCAGGTGGCGCGCGAGGCGGGCGCGCGGCGGCTCATCCTCACCCACCTGTCCAGCCGCCACGACACGGACCCCTCGCGGCTGCTCACCCAGGCGCGCGAGGAGTACAAGGGGCCCGTGGAGGTGGCCTACGACGGGCTGAGCGTGGAGCTGCCCCTGCGCGACGAGCCGCCCGCTACTTGA
- a CDS encoding rhomboid family intramembrane serine protease, protein MIPLSDDNPTLRTPVITYLLLAAIAAVWVWIQGAGLSEVALAASVCNLGLVPGELTRLAPVGLAVPIGAGLACVVDREPINVLTPLTSMFLHGSWGHLLGNCLFFWVFGNNVEDSMGRGRFVVFYLVCGLAAALAQVMVDPASPVPMVGASGAISGIMGAYLVLYPRVRVNMLFLFFLVPLPAWLVLLWWFGVQVLAGLPQLNSLSAEGGSGVAVWAHVGGFVAGVVLVKLFENPRLTSRRSGWRHRLHPEHP, encoded by the coding sequence ATGATTCCCCTCAGTGACGACAACCCCACGCTGCGCACCCCCGTCATCACCTACCTGCTGCTGGCCGCCATCGCGGCCGTGTGGGTGTGGATTCAAGGGGCGGGCCTGAGCGAGGTGGCCCTGGCGGCCAGTGTGTGCAACCTGGGGCTCGTGCCCGGGGAGCTGACGCGGCTGGCGCCGGTGGGGCTCGCCGTGCCCATTGGCGCGGGGCTCGCCTGCGTGGTGGACCGCGAGCCCATCAACGTCCTCACCCCGCTCACCTCCATGTTCCTGCACGGCAGCTGGGGCCACCTCCTCGGCAACTGCCTGTTCTTCTGGGTCTTCGGCAACAACGTGGAGGACAGCATGGGGCGCGGGCGCTTCGTCGTCTTCTACCTGGTGTGTGGCCTCGCCGCGGCCCTGGCCCAGGTGATGGTGGACCCCGCCTCGCCCGTGCCCATGGTGGGGGCCTCGGGCGCCATCTCCGGCATCATGGGCGCCTACCTCGTGCTCTACCCGCGGGTCCGGGTGAACATGCTCTTCCTGTTCTTCCTGGTGCCCCTGCCCGCCTGGCTGGTGTTGCTGTGGTGGTTCGGCGTCCAGGTGCTCGCCGGCCTGCCCCAGCTCAACTCCCTGAGCGCCGAGGGAGGCAGCGGTGTGGCGGTGTGGGCCCACGTGGGGGGCTTCGTCGCCGGGGTGGTGCTGGTGAAGCTGTTCGAGAATCCCCGGCTCACGTCGCGGCGCTCGGGCTGGCGGCACCGCCTGCATCCCGAGCATCCGTGA